One part of the Carassius gibelio isolate Cgi1373 ecotype wild population from Czech Republic chromosome B6, carGib1.2-hapl.c, whole genome shotgun sequence genome encodes these proteins:
- the LOC127960172 gene encoding lysine-specific demethylase 4A isoform X2 has product MASDSVSQSSQSPATRIMTFHPTKEEFKDFNRYIAYMESQGAHRAGMAKVVPPKDWKPRRTYEDIDDLVIPAPIQQVVTGQSGLFTQYNIQKKPMTVREFRKTANTDKFCNPRYADFDELERKFWKNLTFNPPLYGADVSGSLYDPDVTEWNIGHLNTILDMVERESGITIKGVNTPYLYFGMWKSTFAWHTEDMDLYSINYLHFGEPKSWYIVPPEHGKRLERLAKGFFPGSAQSCEAFLRHKMTLISPSILRKYGIPYEKVTQEAGQFIVSFPYGYHAGFNHGFNCAESTNFATQRWIDYGKLATLCSCRKDMVKISMDVFVRKFQPERYKLWKAGKDSAPIDHSKPTPEAAEFLTDGKMEKETGELSDSSRAETQEKRGEAEAGEEDKAEMLKRETDGAKKKEGAEEGGLEAEKKKPVSDEEPSSTSEQINSTPKQNVGQKRLRPSPDDNQVKAEKEEEVEKKKAKLSQTETDDKTEQSISADPGYAQAEEVMEKDTPPPQQQENQAPSCMEVELSPSDPSSSSDITMQQRDDVTPSESNDVTSSSQSTNSIADDEAPSIDVTSQSQHVTQSCDVQNMSDDITPNGDFTDAQQSDIMAHSCSFDVMPLISVTSSISSLHGINSAHTCDVSAEPSDSNIDTIIPSPSEPGINSSLTYDVQPEPNDIEVSPKHEPGINSAHTCDVTTEPSDITISVENEPSISFAHSCDVQPEPSDGNISAEKEPSHNAAHSCDAQLESTDISIKAENAPSISSAHSCDVQPELSNNIDPKHEPSVNSAHICDVTTEPSDMSSCPEPEPGISSTYTCKVTTYPSGITVNPEHEPSINSAQICDVQPELSNITVSPEHKPSTNSALTYDVITEPSNITVSPEHKPSTNSALTYDVITEPSNITVSPEHKPSTNSALTYDVITEPSNITVSPEHKPSTNSALTYDVITEPSNITVSPEHKPSTNSALTYDVITEPSNITVSPEHKPSTNSALTYDVLTKPSSSSINLKSGESRCSSVSAGGRKVCPPAVQHIFQRTLSPAEVLHVHSYAKGDYSDLEPRIQHERDQDSDSDSDSQEDSKNEDEHPVEAQHRLPRLPRHHPLMKDSISDEELQDQAVSEEDVLDGEAWARPLAQLWQNRPYNPEREREYNREMGLRPPYCAVCTLFQTHQQSEGGESEPAVMLPRGQMRTKPLIPERCFTTTTEDSADVQPSTPHLEEDGTSLLVSCSLCSVRVHTSCYGVVPARVSKDWKCARCKANARTESCCLCSLRGGALHRANNGKWVHVLCAVAVLEARFVNIAERSPVDLSGIPLQRFKLKCYYCKRRMKKTLGCCVQCSHGRCPTSYHPTCAQAAGVLMHPDDWPFVVYVTCCRHKGPVQSERNKAAMRELSVGQKVICKNKNGRYYQCEVIQLTKETFYEVNFDDGSFSDNLFPEDIVNRDCAQLGPPPQGEVVQVRWTDGLVYGAKFVASHVIQMYQVEFEDGSQLTAKRDDVYTLDEELPKRVKSRLSKASDMRFDGMFGEKKVQESKRQRVINSRYRGDYIEPVIYRAIME; this is encoded by the exons ATGGCTTCGGACTCAGTCTCTCAAAGCTCCCAGAGTCCTGCCACAAGGATCATGACCTTTCACCCCACAAAAGAGGAGTTCAAAGACTTCAACAGATACATAGCGTATATGGAGTCGCAGGGGGCTCACAGAGCCGGCATGGCTAAG GTGGTGCCACCAAAGGACTGGAAGCCCCGGCGCACGTACGAAGACATTGATGATCTGGTGATTCCCGCACCGATTCAACAGGTGGTCACTGGCCAATCAGGTCTCTTCACGCAGTACAACATCCAGAAGAAGCCGATGACCGTCCGCGAGTTCCGCAAAACTGCCAACACAGACAA GTTCTGTAATCCCAGATATGCTGATTTTGATGAACTAGAGAGGAAATTTTGGAAGAATTTAACATTCAATCCACCTCTATACGGGGCAGATGTCAGTGGAAGCCTCTATGATCCA GATGTGACGGAGTGGAATATTGGTCATCTGAACACTATTTTGGACATggtggagagagagagtggaATCACAATCAAAGGAGTCAACACTCCGTATCTTTATTTCGGGATGTGGAAGAGCACGTTCGCCTGGCACACAGAGGACATGGATCTCTACAGCATCAACTACCTTCACTTTGGAGAGCCCAAGTCCtg GTACATCGTGCCTCCAGAACACGGGAAGCGTTTGGAGCGTCTTGCTAAAG GATTTTTTCCCGGAAGTGCCCAAAGTTGCGAAGCCTTCCTGCGCCACAAAATGACTTTAATTTCTCCATCTATTCTGAGGAAGTATGGGATACCCTATGAGAAG GTCACACAGGAAGCAGGCCAGTTCATTGTGTCCTTCCCGTATGGATATCACGCTGGGTTTAACCATGGCTTCAACTGTGCAGAATCCACCAACTTCGCCACCCAGCGCTGGATCGATTACGGAAAGCTGGCGACATTA TGCTCCTGCCGGAAGGACATGGTGAAGATATCCATGGACGTGTTTGTTCGCAAGTTCCAGCCAGAACGCTATAAACTTTGGAAAGCAGGAAAGGACAGTGCGCCCATCGACCACTCGAAGCCCACGCCAGAGGCAGCAGAGTTCCTGACAGATGGAAAGATGGAGAAAGAGACCGGAGAGCTCAGCGATAGCAGCAGAGCAGAAACacaggagaagagaggagaagcaGAGGCTGGAGAGGAGGACAAGGCTGAAATGTTGAAAAGGGAAACAGATGGTGCAAAGAAGAAAGAAGGAGCAGAGGAAGGAGGTCTGGAGGCAGAGAAGAAGAAGCCTGTTAGTGACGAAGAACCAAGCAGCACCTCAGAGCAGATCAACAG CACTCCAAAGCAGAATGTGGGGCAGAAACGGCTCAGACCCAGCCCTGACGACAATCAAGTAAAGGCAGAAAAAGAGGAGGAAGTTGAGAAGAAGAAAGCCAAACTCAGTCAGACTGAGACCGATGACAAGACTGAACAATCCATCTCCGCTGACCCAG GTTATGCGCAAGCTGAGGAGGTGATGGAGAAAGACACGCCCCCTCCACAACAGCAAGAGAATCAAGCCCCTTCCTGCATGGAGGTGGAGCTCTCACCATCAGACCCCTCCTCCAGCAGTGACATCACAATGCAGCAAAGAGATGATGTCACTCCCTCTGAATCCAATGACGTCACCTCATCCTCACAATCCACAAACAGCATTGCTGATGATGAGGCTCCGAGCATTGATGTCACCTCTCAGTCCCAACACGTCACTCAAAGCTGTGATGTCCAAAACATGTCTGATGACATCACTCCAAACGGTGACTTCACTGATGCGCAGCAGAGTGACATCATGGCCCATTCGTGTTCATTCGACGTCATGCCTCTCATATCTGTAACCAGCAGTATCTCCTCTCTACACGGCATTAACTCCGCCCACACCTGTGATGTCTCTGCTGAACCCAGCGACAGCAATATAGATACCATCATCCCTAGTCCAAGTGAGCCTGGCATTAACTCCTCCCTTACCTATGATGTCCAACCAGAACCCAACGACATCGAGGTCAGCCCTAAACACGAACCTGGCATTAACTCCGCCCACACCTGTGATGTCACCACAGAACCCAGTGACATCACCATCAGCGTTGAAAATGAACCCAGCATTAGTTTTGCCCACAGCTGTGATGTACAACCAGAACCCAGTGACGGCAACATTAGTGCAGAAAAAGAACCCAGCCATAATGCCGCTCACAGCTGTGATGCCCAACTAGAATCCACCGACATCTCCATCAAAGCTGAAAATGCACCaagcattagctccgcccacagctgTGATGTCCAACCAGAACTGAGCAACAACATCGACCCTAAACACGAACCCAGTGTTAACTCCGCCCACATCTGTGATGTCACCACAGAACCCAGCGATATGAGCAGCTGCCCTGAACCTGAACCTGGCATTAGCTCCACCTACACCTGTAAAGTCACCACATATCCAAGCGGCATTACTGTCAACCCTGAACACGAACCCAGCATTAACTCCGCCCAAATCTGTGATGTCCAACCAGAACTCAGCAACATCACAGTCAGCCCTGAACACAAACCCAGCACTAACTCCGCCCTCACATATGATGTCATCACTGAACCCAGTAACATCACCGTCAGCCCTGAACACAAACCCAGCACTAACTCCGCCCTCACATATGATGTCATCACCGAACCCAGCAACATCACCGTCAGCCCTGAACACAAACCCAGCACTAACTCCGCCCTCACATATGATGTCATCACTGAACCCAGTAACATCACGGTCAGCCCTGAACACAAACCCAGCACTAACTCCGCCCTCACATATGATGTCATCACCGAACCCAGTAACATCACCGTCAGCCCTGAACACAAACCCAGCACTAACTCCGCCCTCACATATGATGTCATCACTGAACCCAGTAACATCACCGTCAGCCCTGAACACAAACCCAGCACTAACTCCGCCCTCACATATGATGTCCTCACCAAACCCAGCAGCAGCTCCATCAACCTTAAGTCTGGCGAGTCACGGTGCAGCTCTGTGTCAGCGGGCGGCAGAAAGGTGTGTCCGCCTGCGGTCCAGCACATCTTCCAGAGAACGCTGAGCCCCGCGGAGGTGCTGCACGTCCACAGCTACGCTAAAGGAGACTACAGCGATCTCGAGCCGCGCATTCAGCATGAGAGAGACCAAGACAGCGACTCTGATAGCGACTCTCAAGAGGACAGCAAG AATGAGGATGAACACCCAGTGGAAGCTCAGCACAGACTTCCCAGACTCCCCAGGCACCATCCTCTGATGAAGGACAGCATCAGTGATGAAG agCTGCAGGATCAGGCTGTGTCAGAGGAGGACGTGCTGGACGGGGAGGCCTGGGCGCGACCTTTGGCCCAGCTGTGGCAGAACAGACCGTAtaatccagagagagagagagagtacaacaGAGAGATGGGTCTGCGGCCCCCGTACTGCGCTGTGTGCACGCTCTTCCAGACACATCAGCAG TCTGAAGGAGGCGAGAGCGAGCCGGCTGTGATGCTGCCCAGGGGTCAGATGAGGACCAAGCCTCTGATTCCAGAGAGATGTTTCACCACCACCACCGAGGACAGCGCAGACGTCCAGCCGTCCACACCTCACCTGGAGGAGGACGGCACCAGTCTGCTCGTCAGCTGCTCCCTGTGCAGTGTCCGTGTGCACACTA GTTGTTACGGTGTGGTTCCAGCGAGAGTCTCCAAAGACTGGAAATGTGCCCGCTGTAAAGCCAACGCCCGCACCGAG AGTTGCTGTCTGTGTTCGTTGAGAGGTGGAGCATTGCACAGAGCCAATAATGGCAA atgGGTTCACGTCCTGTGTGCGGTGGCAGTGCTGGAAGCCCGCTTTGTGAACATCGCTGAACGATCGCCCGTGGATCTCAGCGGCATTCCCTTACAGAGATTCAAGCTG AAATGCTACTACTGCAAACGGCGAATGAAGAAAACGTTGGGCTGTTGTGTGCAGTGTTCTCACGGTCGGTGTCCCACCTCATATCACCCGACCTGCGCACAGGCCGCCGGCGTCCTCATGCACCCGGACGACTGGCCCTTCGTCGTCTATGTCACTTGTTGCCGCCACAAAGGGCCGGTGCAATCAGAG CGTAATAAAGCAGCCATGAGAGAGCTCAGCGTGGGTCAGAAGGTCATCTGCAAGAACAAAAATGGACGCTACTACCAGTGTGAAGTCATACAGCTGACAAAAGAGACATTTTACGAGGTCAACTTTGACGATGGCTCTTTCAGTGATAATCTTTTCCCTGAGGACATTGTG AACCGAGACTGTGCTCAGCTGGGTCCGCCGCCGCAGGGGGAAGTGGTTCAGGTCAGGTGGACAGACGGTCTTGTCTATGGAGCTAAGTTCGTGGCATCTCATGTCATTCAGATGTACCAG GTGGAGTTTGAGGACGGATCGCAGCTGACTGCTAAGAGAGATGACGTCTACACACTAGACGAGGAGCTGCCCAAGAGAGTCAAATCTCGTCTG TCGAAGGCATCGGACATGCGTTTTGATGGCATGTTTGGAGAGAAGAAGGTCCAGGAGAGCAAGAGACAGAGAGTGATCAACTCCAGGTACAGAGGCGACTACATCGAACCCGTCATCTACCGAGCCATCATGGAGTAG
- the LOC127960172 gene encoding lysine-specific demethylase 4A isoform X1 — MASDSVSQSSQSPATRIMTFHPTKEEFKDFNRYIAYMESQGAHRAGMAKVVPPKDWKPRRTYEDIDDLVIPAPIQQVVTGQSGLFTQYNIQKKPMTVREFRKTANTDKFCNPRYADFDELERKFWKNLTFNPPLYGADVSGSLYDPDVTEWNIGHLNTILDMVERESGITIKGVNTPYLYFGMWKSTFAWHTEDMDLYSINYLHFGEPKSWYIVPPEHGKRLERLAKGFFPGSAQSCEAFLRHKMTLISPSILRKYGIPYEKVTQEAGQFIVSFPYGYHAGFNHGFNCAESTNFATQRWIDYGKLATLCSCRKDMVKISMDVFVRKFQPERYKLWKAGKDSAPIDHSKPTPEAAEFLTDGKMEKETGELSDSSRAETQEKRGEAEAGEEDKAEMLKRETDGAKKKEGAEEGGLEAEKKKPVSDEEPSSTSEQINSSTPKQNVGQKRLRPSPDDNQVKAEKEEEVEKKKAKLSQTETDDKTEQSISADPGYAQAEEVMEKDTPPPQQQENQAPSCMEVELSPSDPSSSSDITMQQRDDVTPSESNDVTSSSQSTNSIADDEAPSIDVTSQSQHVTQSCDVQNMSDDITPNGDFTDAQQSDIMAHSCSFDVMPLISVTSSISSLHGINSAHTCDVSAEPSDSNIDTIIPSPSEPGINSSLTYDVQPEPNDIEVSPKHEPGINSAHTCDVTTEPSDITISVENEPSISFAHSCDVQPEPSDGNISAEKEPSHNAAHSCDAQLESTDISIKAENAPSISSAHSCDVQPELSNNIDPKHEPSVNSAHICDVTTEPSDMSSCPEPEPGISSTYTCKVTTYPSGITVNPEHEPSINSAQICDVQPELSNITVSPEHKPSTNSALTYDVITEPSNITVSPEHKPSTNSALTYDVITEPSNITVSPEHKPSTNSALTYDVITEPSNITVSPEHKPSTNSALTYDVITEPSNITVSPEHKPSTNSALTYDVITEPSNITVSPEHKPSTNSALTYDVLTKPSSSSINLKSGESRCSSVSAGGRKVCPPAVQHIFQRTLSPAEVLHVHSYAKGDYSDLEPRIQHERDQDSDSDSDSQEDSKNEDEHPVEAQHRLPRLPRHHPLMKDSISDEELQDQAVSEEDVLDGEAWARPLAQLWQNRPYNPEREREYNREMGLRPPYCAVCTLFQTHQQSEGGESEPAVMLPRGQMRTKPLIPERCFTTTTEDSADVQPSTPHLEEDGTSLLVSCSLCSVRVHTSCYGVVPARVSKDWKCARCKANARTESCCLCSLRGGALHRANNGKWVHVLCAVAVLEARFVNIAERSPVDLSGIPLQRFKLKCYYCKRRMKKTLGCCVQCSHGRCPTSYHPTCAQAAGVLMHPDDWPFVVYVTCCRHKGPVQSERNKAAMRELSVGQKVICKNKNGRYYQCEVIQLTKETFYEVNFDDGSFSDNLFPEDIVNRDCAQLGPPPQGEVVQVRWTDGLVYGAKFVASHVIQMYQVEFEDGSQLTAKRDDVYTLDEELPKRVKSRLSKASDMRFDGMFGEKKVQESKRQRVINSRYRGDYIEPVIYRAIME; from the exons ATGGCTTCGGACTCAGTCTCTCAAAGCTCCCAGAGTCCTGCCACAAGGATCATGACCTTTCACCCCACAAAAGAGGAGTTCAAAGACTTCAACAGATACATAGCGTATATGGAGTCGCAGGGGGCTCACAGAGCCGGCATGGCTAAG GTGGTGCCACCAAAGGACTGGAAGCCCCGGCGCACGTACGAAGACATTGATGATCTGGTGATTCCCGCACCGATTCAACAGGTGGTCACTGGCCAATCAGGTCTCTTCACGCAGTACAACATCCAGAAGAAGCCGATGACCGTCCGCGAGTTCCGCAAAACTGCCAACACAGACAA GTTCTGTAATCCCAGATATGCTGATTTTGATGAACTAGAGAGGAAATTTTGGAAGAATTTAACATTCAATCCACCTCTATACGGGGCAGATGTCAGTGGAAGCCTCTATGATCCA GATGTGACGGAGTGGAATATTGGTCATCTGAACACTATTTTGGACATggtggagagagagagtggaATCACAATCAAAGGAGTCAACACTCCGTATCTTTATTTCGGGATGTGGAAGAGCACGTTCGCCTGGCACACAGAGGACATGGATCTCTACAGCATCAACTACCTTCACTTTGGAGAGCCCAAGTCCtg GTACATCGTGCCTCCAGAACACGGGAAGCGTTTGGAGCGTCTTGCTAAAG GATTTTTTCCCGGAAGTGCCCAAAGTTGCGAAGCCTTCCTGCGCCACAAAATGACTTTAATTTCTCCATCTATTCTGAGGAAGTATGGGATACCCTATGAGAAG GTCACACAGGAAGCAGGCCAGTTCATTGTGTCCTTCCCGTATGGATATCACGCTGGGTTTAACCATGGCTTCAACTGTGCAGAATCCACCAACTTCGCCACCCAGCGCTGGATCGATTACGGAAAGCTGGCGACATTA TGCTCCTGCCGGAAGGACATGGTGAAGATATCCATGGACGTGTTTGTTCGCAAGTTCCAGCCAGAACGCTATAAACTTTGGAAAGCAGGAAAGGACAGTGCGCCCATCGACCACTCGAAGCCCACGCCAGAGGCAGCAGAGTTCCTGACAGATGGAAAGATGGAGAAAGAGACCGGAGAGCTCAGCGATAGCAGCAGAGCAGAAACacaggagaagagaggagaagcaGAGGCTGGAGAGGAGGACAAGGCTGAAATGTTGAAAAGGGAAACAGATGGTGCAAAGAAGAAAGAAGGAGCAGAGGAAGGAGGTCTGGAGGCAGAGAAGAAGAAGCCTGTTAGTGACGAAGAACCAAGCAGCACCTCAGAGCAGATCAACAG TAGCACTCCAAAGCAGAATGTGGGGCAGAAACGGCTCAGACCCAGCCCTGACGACAATCAAGTAAAGGCAGAAAAAGAGGAGGAAGTTGAGAAGAAGAAAGCCAAACTCAGTCAGACTGAGACCGATGACAAGACTGAACAATCCATCTCCGCTGACCCAG GTTATGCGCAAGCTGAGGAGGTGATGGAGAAAGACACGCCCCCTCCACAACAGCAAGAGAATCAAGCCCCTTCCTGCATGGAGGTGGAGCTCTCACCATCAGACCCCTCCTCCAGCAGTGACATCACAATGCAGCAAAGAGATGATGTCACTCCCTCTGAATCCAATGACGTCACCTCATCCTCACAATCCACAAACAGCATTGCTGATGATGAGGCTCCGAGCATTGATGTCACCTCTCAGTCCCAACACGTCACTCAAAGCTGTGATGTCCAAAACATGTCTGATGACATCACTCCAAACGGTGACTTCACTGATGCGCAGCAGAGTGACATCATGGCCCATTCGTGTTCATTCGACGTCATGCCTCTCATATCTGTAACCAGCAGTATCTCCTCTCTACACGGCATTAACTCCGCCCACACCTGTGATGTCTCTGCTGAACCCAGCGACAGCAATATAGATACCATCATCCCTAGTCCAAGTGAGCCTGGCATTAACTCCTCCCTTACCTATGATGTCCAACCAGAACCCAACGACATCGAGGTCAGCCCTAAACACGAACCTGGCATTAACTCCGCCCACACCTGTGATGTCACCACAGAACCCAGTGACATCACCATCAGCGTTGAAAATGAACCCAGCATTAGTTTTGCCCACAGCTGTGATGTACAACCAGAACCCAGTGACGGCAACATTAGTGCAGAAAAAGAACCCAGCCATAATGCCGCTCACAGCTGTGATGCCCAACTAGAATCCACCGACATCTCCATCAAAGCTGAAAATGCACCaagcattagctccgcccacagctgTGATGTCCAACCAGAACTGAGCAACAACATCGACCCTAAACACGAACCCAGTGTTAACTCCGCCCACATCTGTGATGTCACCACAGAACCCAGCGATATGAGCAGCTGCCCTGAACCTGAACCTGGCATTAGCTCCACCTACACCTGTAAAGTCACCACATATCCAAGCGGCATTACTGTCAACCCTGAACACGAACCCAGCATTAACTCCGCCCAAATCTGTGATGTCCAACCAGAACTCAGCAACATCACAGTCAGCCCTGAACACAAACCCAGCACTAACTCCGCCCTCACATATGATGTCATCACTGAACCCAGTAACATCACCGTCAGCCCTGAACACAAACCCAGCACTAACTCCGCCCTCACATATGATGTCATCACCGAACCCAGCAACATCACCGTCAGCCCTGAACACAAACCCAGCACTAACTCCGCCCTCACATATGATGTCATCACTGAACCCAGTAACATCACGGTCAGCCCTGAACACAAACCCAGCACTAACTCCGCCCTCACATATGATGTCATCACCGAACCCAGTAACATCACCGTCAGCCCTGAACACAAACCCAGCACTAACTCCGCCCTCACATATGATGTCATCACTGAACCCAGTAACATCACCGTCAGCCCTGAACACAAACCCAGCACTAACTCCGCCCTCACATATGATGTCCTCACCAAACCCAGCAGCAGCTCCATCAACCTTAAGTCTGGCGAGTCACGGTGCAGCTCTGTGTCAGCGGGCGGCAGAAAGGTGTGTCCGCCTGCGGTCCAGCACATCTTCCAGAGAACGCTGAGCCCCGCGGAGGTGCTGCACGTCCACAGCTACGCTAAAGGAGACTACAGCGATCTCGAGCCGCGCATTCAGCATGAGAGAGACCAAGACAGCGACTCTGATAGCGACTCTCAAGAGGACAGCAAG AATGAGGATGAACACCCAGTGGAAGCTCAGCACAGACTTCCCAGACTCCCCAGGCACCATCCTCTGATGAAGGACAGCATCAGTGATGAAG agCTGCAGGATCAGGCTGTGTCAGAGGAGGACGTGCTGGACGGGGAGGCCTGGGCGCGACCTTTGGCCCAGCTGTGGCAGAACAGACCGTAtaatccagagagagagagagagtacaacaGAGAGATGGGTCTGCGGCCCCCGTACTGCGCTGTGTGCACGCTCTTCCAGACACATCAGCAG TCTGAAGGAGGCGAGAGCGAGCCGGCTGTGATGCTGCCCAGGGGTCAGATGAGGACCAAGCCTCTGATTCCAGAGAGATGTTTCACCACCACCACCGAGGACAGCGCAGACGTCCAGCCGTCCACACCTCACCTGGAGGAGGACGGCACCAGTCTGCTCGTCAGCTGCTCCCTGTGCAGTGTCCGTGTGCACACTA GTTGTTACGGTGTGGTTCCAGCGAGAGTCTCCAAAGACTGGAAATGTGCCCGCTGTAAAGCCAACGCCCGCACCGAG AGTTGCTGTCTGTGTTCGTTGAGAGGTGGAGCATTGCACAGAGCCAATAATGGCAA atgGGTTCACGTCCTGTGTGCGGTGGCAGTGCTGGAAGCCCGCTTTGTGAACATCGCTGAACGATCGCCCGTGGATCTCAGCGGCATTCCCTTACAGAGATTCAAGCTG AAATGCTACTACTGCAAACGGCGAATGAAGAAAACGTTGGGCTGTTGTGTGCAGTGTTCTCACGGTCGGTGTCCCACCTCATATCACCCGACCTGCGCACAGGCCGCCGGCGTCCTCATGCACCCGGACGACTGGCCCTTCGTCGTCTATGTCACTTGTTGCCGCCACAAAGGGCCGGTGCAATCAGAG CGTAATAAAGCAGCCATGAGAGAGCTCAGCGTGGGTCAGAAGGTCATCTGCAAGAACAAAAATGGACGCTACTACCAGTGTGAAGTCATACAGCTGACAAAAGAGACATTTTACGAGGTCAACTTTGACGATGGCTCTTTCAGTGATAATCTTTTCCCTGAGGACATTGTG AACCGAGACTGTGCTCAGCTGGGTCCGCCGCCGCAGGGGGAAGTGGTTCAGGTCAGGTGGACAGACGGTCTTGTCTATGGAGCTAAGTTCGTGGCATCTCATGTCATTCAGATGTACCAG GTGGAGTTTGAGGACGGATCGCAGCTGACTGCTAAGAGAGATGACGTCTACACACTAGACGAGGAGCTGCCCAAGAGAGTCAAATCTCGTCTG TCGAAGGCATCGGACATGCGTTTTGATGGCATGTTTGGAGAGAAGAAGGTCCAGGAGAGCAAGAGACAGAGAGTGATCAACTCCAGGTACAGAGGCGACTACATCGAACCCGTCATCTACCGAGCCATCATGGAGTAG